In Orenia metallireducens, the DNA window TTTATTGGGCAAAGACATGATTACCTATTTGATTAACTACTGGTCTATTATAAATCCATGAAGAAGTAGTTTTGAGAGGATTATAATAGAATAGAGCTCCATTAGTAGGATCAACTCCATCTATAGCTGAGATGGCAGCTTTAGATGCTTCAGAGTCAGGTTCTAATTGGAATTGACCATCGCTAATAGCGGTAAAAGCTAAGGGTTGATAAATAACCTCTGAAATGGTATCTGGAAACTCTTTGCTTTTGACTCTATTAAGAACTACAGCTCCTACAGCAATCTTTCCAGTAAAAGGTTCTCCTCTAGCTTCAGCATGAATTATTTTAGCCAATAGATAAAATTCATCTGGGCTAATAGAGTTTTTTAAAGGTTTTTGAGCTAAAACTGGACTGATAAATAGAGCTAAAATCAGGGGGATGATAGACACTGTTCTTCATTTCATTGTTTATCACCTCTTATCAATCTTTAGCTATATTTTATTATTAATTATTATAATATTTCTGAAGATAAAGTATACTAAGAATAAATTAAAGTACTAATTAAAATTAGTTATTATTACAAATTTGAACTATCATTAAAGCTGTGCCTCTTAGTTTGATTTTTAGAAATATTAGCTTTATATAGTAACTTGCTTGAAGGGAGAGACTGATATGGATTATGTTCAACCTGCTTTAGAAAAACAGGCTTATGCAGTGGTAGGTGCATCAAATAACAAAAATAAGTACGGTTATAAGGTGTTTAATTTTTTAAAGAATCATAATATTAAAGTTTATCCTATTAACCCTAATAATGAGCAGATAGAAGGGACAAGCTGTTATGATGATTTATCAAAAGTTCCGGAAAAGATTGATGTAGTTGTTACAGTTGTGCCCCCTTCAATTACCAAAAAGATAGTAAAGGAGTCTAGTTATTTAAAGATAGAATATATTTGGATGCAACCAGGATCAGAGTTTGAAGATGCAGAGAGATACTGTGAACACTTGGGGATAAAGTCTATTATCAATAGATGTATCATGGTAGAGATGAACAAATAAGTTTTTGAAAATTTTAAATATATTACATCTATTAGTGCTGACTTTCGATTAGTTAGTTTAAGAATAGTTAAAGGGAGGGATTTAAATGGAGACAAAGAATTGGTATCCATTTAGTGAAATCAATGTTTTGCGGGATAGGATCAATTTATTTGGTGATGAAAGTATGATTGAATACAGTAAAATGGCAGATCCTACAGTTGATATTTATGAAGAGGAAGAGTCTTTAATAATTAGAATTAGTTTGGGATATATTGATTTAGAAAGTATTGAGATATCAATAAGTGAAGAAAGCATAGTGATTCATTCAGCAGATAGAGACTGTATAATTAAGAGTATTTCTTTACCTACTAAGGTTGATGATAATAAGGCTAATATTGAATTAAAAGAAGGAGTAATTAAAATAATTGTTCCTGTAACTAATTAATTAAATAAAGATCTAAATTAATTTAGTCAAGTATATCATATGCTTGACTATTTTTCTTAAATTTATTATAATAAAATGTCTGTGTTTTTAATCTCCAAAAAGTATTATTGGGATGGTAAATGATCTTTAGATGAGCTGTAAATTTAGAAAATCCATCTATAAAACGATTAAATTAAAGGCCAATAAGTTAAAGTCATCCCATTTTTCAATATAATAATTTAGGAGGAAATCGAATGGAAAATAGGAATCATGTAGTAGAATACGAGGAAATTGATTTAAGAGAATACCTTAGTATAATGATTAAGAGAAAAAATTTAATTATTGGGATACTTATTTTTGGGATATTATCTGGTATGATACTAAATTTATTA includes these proteins:
- a CDS encoding cell wall hydrolase — encoded protein: MSIIPLILALFISPVLAQKPLKNSISPDEFYLLAKIIHAEARGEPFTGKIAVGAVVLNRVKSKEFPDTISEVIYQPLAFTAISDGQFQLEPDSEASKAAISAIDGVDPTNGALFYYNPLKTTSSWIYNRPVVNQIGNHVFAQ
- a CDS encoding CoA-binding protein, which gives rise to MDYVQPALEKQAYAVVGASNNKNKYGYKVFNFLKNHNIKVYPINPNNEQIEGTSCYDDLSKVPEKIDVVVTVVPPSITKKIVKESSYLKIEYIWMQPGSEFEDAERYCEHLGIKSIINRCIMVEMNK